The sequence below is a genomic window from Flagellimonas marinaquae.
TTGACAGAGGTAGGCAACATATCATTTGAAAGTATGAAGAACGCCATTATACATGGCTCCAATTTAGCATCGTTCTGTGTAGAGAAATTTGGCACCGAGCGCATGGTGGATTTACATAAAAGCGAGGTAAATGCCCGCTTACAACAGTTTAAGGAACTGACACAGTTCAATATTGAATTAACCTAAATGCGTGCCCTGAAATTTTCGGGGCTTTTTTTATTTGATTTGCTATGAGTGATCCTATTAAGCACGAATGCGGAATATCGTTGATCCGTTTGCTTAAACCCTTGGAGTACTATAAAGAAAAGTACGGTACAGCTTTTTATGGTGTAAACAAGATGTACTTAATGATGGAAAAGCAGCATAACCGCGGACAGGATGGCGCCGGTTTTGCAAGCATTAAAATGGATATGGAGCCTGGGGAAAGATATATGAGCCGGGTAAGATCGGCACAGCAGCAGCCCATCCAGGATATTTTTGCCCAGATCAACAACCGTATCAATACGGCACTGACCGAAAACCCAGAGTTTGAAGATGATGTAGCGTGGCAAAAAAAGAACATCCCGTACATTGGGGAACTTTTGATGGGACACGTTAGGTATGGCACCTTTGGAAAAAACAGTATCGAGAGCGTACACCCGTTTCTGAGACAGAACAACTGGATGCACAGAAACCTTATTGTGGCCGGCAACTTTAACATGACCAATGTTGACGAGCTTTTTGGCAACTTGGTGGCCTTGGGTCAGCACCCCAAAGAAAAAGCCGATACCGTTACCGTAATGGAAAAAATCGGCCATTTTTTGGATGACGCCGTGGCAAAATTGTACAAGGAGGTCAAAAAAGAAGGGTACTCCAAAAGAGAGGCCTCTCCACTTATTGCCGAACGCTTGAACGTTGCCAAAATACTACGAAAGGCTTCCAAAAACTGGGACGGCGGTTACGCCATGAGCGGATTGATCGGGCATGGCGATGCTTTTGTAATGCGCGACCCGGCAGGAATCCGACCGGCATACTATTATCAGGATGATGAAGTTGTGGTCGTAGCATCCGAACGCCCCGTGATCCAGACCGTGTTCAATGTAAATTTTGATGATGTAAAAGAGCTAGATCCGGGCCATGCAGTAATCATTAAGAAAAATGGCTCCATGGCGTTAAAACGTATTTTGGAACCTACCGAGCGAAAAGCCTGCTCTTTTGAACGCATCTATTTCTCCAGAGGGAGTGATAAAGAAATCTACCAGGAAAGAAAAAAATTGGGGAAACTGGTTTTTCCAGAAATTTTGAAGTCCATCGACAACGATTTGGAGAATACCGTCTTCTCTTACATTCCGAATACTGCGGAAACTTCGTTCTTTGGAATGGTAAAGGAGGCTCAAAATTACCTCAACAAGAAAAAAGAAGAACAAATTCTGGCCTTGGGGCCGAACATGACAGGCGAGGAGCTTCATAAAATATTGAACATTCGTCCGCGAATAGAAAAAGTGGCCATCAAAGATGCCAAGTTAAGAACCTTTATCACCCAAGATAGCAGCAGGGATGATCTGGTGGCCCACGTTTACGACATCTCCTATGGCTCTGTAAAACCTACCGATAATCTGGTAATTATAGATGATAGCATTGTTCGCGGTACTACCTTAAAACGTAGTATTTTAAAAATACTGGACCGTTTGTCTCCCAAGAAAATAGTGGTTGTGTCCTCTGCACCACAGATCCGCTATCCGGACTGTTATGGTATCGATATGGCAAAGTTGGAAGATTTTGTTGCCTTTAAGGCAGCTTTGGCTTTGCACGAGGAACATGGCACTACCCACTTGATCAAAGAGATTTATGAGAAGTGCCTTACCCAGACCGAAGCTTCAGACAAAAATGTGATAAACTACGTGAAGGAATTTTATGCACCATTCTCAGCAAAACAAATTTCCAAGAAGATCGGGGAAATTCTAAGTCCTGAAGGAATAAATGCAGAGGTAGAGATTATTTATCAAACCATTGAAGGTTTGCATAGCGCCTGTCCCAAAAACTTGGGCGATTGGTATTTTACAGGAAATTATCCCACCCCGGGCGGTAATAAGGTGGTCAACAAGGCGTTTATCAATTTTTTTGAAGGAAAGAACGAAAGAGCTTATTAATCAACCACATAGAAAAAGAGCGCAATCTGTGCGCTTTATCGATGAAACTAGCAGTATAGCGGGTTTTTATACGAACAGAAACCCACAACCCTACTTTAGTACTTGCCATAGCATAAGTAGGTTAAGTTCATGGTAAGATTTGGGGCAAAAAAGGTGGAGTTTATCCACCTTTTTTATTTTCTACAACTTTGCCCATATTTCACTCTCTCCTTTGTTTTCTTGACATTTATCAATAATCGAGCCCTGTTGAACATTTCAACCAATTAAAGAGGGTTTCATCTAAAAGCTTGGGTTCAAAATCAACTCTTGACTTACATTTGGAGGACCATAGCATAAGTAGGTTAAGTTCATGGTAAGATTTGGGGAAAGAAGCCGGAGCATGCTCCGGCTTCTTTATGTTTGACTACCAAGGTTTTAACAATTTTATCGATGAACTGCACATTTTATTTTTACTTCCAAAAGCAAAATATTTTTTAAAACCCTTTGTTATTTTACACAATACCAGTATTTTAGTCGTGCCATAGCATAAGTAGGTTAAGTTTATGGTAAGATTTGGGACGAAAAGGGTGAGGACTTCCTCGCCCTTTTCTATTTTATAAACATGAATAAGAATTTTTGTCTTTTACGGATAGCCGGTAATCAATTGAGAAAGAAGATTATCTTTTAGAAAAGATGGAGTAATTACAAAGACTTTCGAAAATTACGTAATCAAAACTTTGCAATTATGAGTTCTTATTTCTAGGAATACAATAAAAAAAGCGCCCCTCATCAGGACGCCTTTTTTAATCGATAGCACTTTTGCTCTTAAAATTTATATTGAACAAATGCGGATAGATTTCTTCCTGGGTCGTTAATGGGCACTCGACCAAAATCAGCTTGATTCACAAAAGAAAAGTTCAAGTGG
It includes:
- a CDS encoding amidophosphoribosyltransferase gives rise to the protein MSDPIKHECGISLIRLLKPLEYYKEKYGTAFYGVNKMYLMMEKQHNRGQDGAGFASIKMDMEPGERYMSRVRSAQQQPIQDIFAQINNRINTALTENPEFEDDVAWQKKNIPYIGELLMGHVRYGTFGKNSIESVHPFLRQNNWMHRNLIVAGNFNMTNVDELFGNLVALGQHPKEKADTVTVMEKIGHFLDDAVAKLYKEVKKEGYSKREASPLIAERLNVAKILRKASKNWDGGYAMSGLIGHGDAFVMRDPAGIRPAYYYQDDEVVVVASERPVIQTVFNVNFDDVKELDPGHAVIIKKNGSMALKRILEPTERKACSFERIYFSRGSDKEIYQERKKLGKLVFPEILKSIDNDLENTVFSYIPNTAETSFFGMVKEAQNYLNKKKEEQILALGPNMTGEELHKILNIRPRIEKVAIKDAKLRTFITQDSSRDDLVAHVYDISYGSVKPTDNLVIIDDSIVRGTTLKRSILKILDRLSPKKIVVVSSAPQIRYPDCYGIDMAKLEDFVAFKAALALHEEHGTTHLIKEIYEKCLTQTEASDKNVINYVKEFYAPFSAKQISKKIGEILSPEGINAEVEIIYQTIEGLHSACPKNLGDWYFTGNYPTPGGNKVVNKAFINFFEGKNERAY